The following proteins are encoded in a genomic region of Brachypodium distachyon strain Bd21 chromosome 1, Brachypodium_distachyon_v3.0, whole genome shotgun sequence:
- the LOC100835192 gene encoding putative pentatricopeptide repeat-containing protein At3g25970 — MRRRLTIAAAKSHATLLKSCIISPTRWNQLLTAYSLSPLGLAAARRVFDEIPRPDAASWNSLLTAHVSAGAHPAAWCLLRAMHAQGVAANTFALGSSLRSAAAARCPALGAQLQSLAFKSGLADNVFAASALLHMYAKCGRVRDARRVFDGMPERNTVSWNALIAGYVESGKVLQALELFINMETERLVPDEATFAALLTAFDDSNYFLMHQLHGKIVKYGSALGLTVSNAAITAYSQCGALAESRRIFDQIGDSRDLISWNAMLGAYTYHGMDYDAMGFFVRMIRESGVQLDMYSFTSIISTCPEHDDHQGRAIHGLVIKNGLEGATPVCNALIAMYTRISGNCMMEDACKCFDSLLIKDTVSWNSMLTGYSQHNLSADALRFFRCMQSANIRCDEYAFSAALRSCSELAVLQLGRQIHGSIIHSGFASNNFVSSSLIFMYSKSGILDDAKKSFEEADKGSSVPWNSMIFGYAQHGHAHIVHSLFNEMVELKVPLDHVTFVGLITSCSHAGLVDEGSEILNAMETRYGIPLRMEHYACGVDLYGRAGQLEKAKELIDSMPFEPDAMVWMTLLGACRIHGNMELASEVASHLLVSEPKQHSTYILLSSMYSGLGMWSDRAIVQREMKNRGLSKVPGWSWIEVKNEVHSFNAEDRSHPRMDEIYEMLSLLLQVAKMCSSCEDEETDGNFL; from the coding sequence atgcgccgccgcctcaccatcgccgccgccaaatCCCACGCCACCCTACTCAAGTCCTGTATCATATCCCCCACGCGCTGGAACCAACTCCTCACCGCCTACTCCCTCTCCCCactcggcctcgccgccgcacgccgtgTGTTCGACGAAATACCCCGCCCGGACGCCGCGTCCTGGAACTCCCTCCTCACCGCGCATGTCTCTGCCGGCGCGCATCCCGCCGCATGGTGCCTCCTCCGAGCCATGCACGCGCAGGGCGTCGCTGCTAACACCTTCGCCCTCGGCTCCTCTCTCCGCTccgcagccgccgcgcgctgccctGCTCTTGGCGCCCAGCTGCAGTCGCTCGCTTTCAAGAGCGGCCTTGCTGATAACGTCTTCGCCGCAAGTGCGTTGCTTCATATGTATGCTAAATGCGGCCGCGTGAGGGACGCTCGTCGAGTGTTCGATGGAATGCCGGAGCGGAACACCGTCTCTTGGAATGCTCTCATTGCTGGTTATGTGGAGTCTGGGAAGGTGTTGCAAGCACTGGAGTTATTTATTAACATGGAGACAGAGAGGTTGGTTCCAGATGAGGCTACATTCGCCGCATTACTCACAGCATTCGATGACTCGAATTATTTCTTGATGCACCAGTTGCATGGGAAGATTGTGAAATATGGATCTGCGTTGGGTTTAACAGTGTCAAATGCAGCAATCACTGCATACTCGCAATGTGGGGCCCTTGCAGAGAGTAGAAGGATCTTTGATCAAATTGGGGACAGTAGGGATTTAATCTCATGGAATGCGATGCTTGGAGCTTACACTTACCATGGGATGGATTATGATGCCATGGGATTCTTTGTTAGGATGATACGAGAGAGTGGAGTTCAGCTTGACATGTATAGTTTCACAAGTATAATAAGTACGTGCCCTGAGCATGATGATCACCAAGGGAGAGCCATTCATGGCTTGGTGATCAAGAATGGTTTGGAAGGAGCCACTCCTGTTTGCAATGCTCTGATTGCCATGTACACTAGGATCAGTGGGAACTGTATGATGGAAGATGCCTGCAAGTGCTTTGATTCTTTGCTGATTAAGGACACAGTTTCCTGGAATTCTATGTTAACTGGGTACTCACAGCACAATTTGAGTGCTGATGCTTTGAGATTCTTCAGATGTATGCAGTCAGCAAATATTAGATGCGATGAGTATGCATTCTCTGCTGCTCTGCGTTCCTGCTCAGAACTTGCTGTTCTTCAGCTTGGAAGACAAATACACGGTTCAATCATCCATTCTGGTTTTGCTTCGAATAATTTTGTTTCCAGCTCGCTGATATTTATGTATTCCAAGAGTGGTATTCTTGATGATGCAAAGAAATCTTTTGAGGAGGCAGATAAGGGTAGCTCTGTGCCCTGGAACTCTATGATCTTTGGTTATGCGCAACATGGACATGCACATATTGTGCACAGCCTCTTCAATGAGATGGTGGAACTTAAGGTCCCTTTGGATCATGTTACCTTTGTGGGCCTAATTACTTCCTGCAGTCATGCTGGTCTTGTGGACGAAGGTTCAGAAATTCTCAATGCAATGGAAACTAGGTACGGGATTCCTCTACGGATGGAGCATTATGCATGCGGTGTTGATCTGTATGGGAGGGCTGGGCAGCTTGAGAAAGCAAAAGAGCTTATTGACTCTATGCCATTTGAACCTGATGCCATGGTGTGGATGACCCTATTAGGTGCTTGCAGAATCCATGGGAATATGGAACTTGCAAGTGAGGTGGCTAGCCATCTTTTGGTGTCAGAACCTAAACAACATTCCACATATATTCTCCTCTCCAGCATGTATTCTGGTCTTGGGATGTGGAGTGACAGAGCAATTGTGCAGAGAGAAATGAAGAATAGAGGATTAAGCAAAGTCCCTGGTTGGAGCTGGATCGAGGTGAAGAACGAGGTGCACTCTTTCAATGCAGAGGATAGGTCACACCCGAGGATGGACGAAATATATGAGATGTTGAGTTTGCTGCTTCAAGTGGCAAAGATGTGCTCCTCTTGTGAAGATGAAGAGACTGACGGCAATTTCCTGTGA
- the LOC100834885 gene encoding nuclear transcription factor Y subunit B-8, which yields MPDSDNEDSGGGGGIGGGGNNKEQDRFLPIANVSRIMKKALPANAKISKDAKETVQECVSEFISFITGEASDKCQREKRKTINGDDLLWAMTTLGFEDYMEPLKLYLHKFRELEGEKAAVVVSGSGAGGGASQQREAPRGLGSSNGDGGYGGMYGGAAAAGGGGMFMMMGQPMYGSPPGYQQQQQQQQMMMGGKGGGYGSGYGDAGNGGGSSSSSGFGRQDRM from the coding sequence atgcCGGACTCGGACAACGAGgactcgggcggcggcgggggcatcgggggcggcggcaacaACAAGGAGCAGGACAGGTTCCTGCCGATCGCGAACGTGAGCCGGATCATGAAGAAGGCGCTGCCGGCGAACGCCAAGATCTCCAAGGACGCCAAGGAGACGGTGCAGGAGTGCGTGTCGGAGTTCATCTCCTTCATCACGGGGGAGGCCTCCGACAAGTGCCAGCGGGAGAAGCGCAAGACCATCAACGGCGACGACCTGCTCTGGGCCATGACCACGCTGGGGTTCGAGGACTACATGGAGCCCCTCAAGCTCTACCTCCACAAGTTCCGCGAGCTCGAGGGCGAGaaggccgccgtcgtcgtctccggctccggtgCTGGCGGAGGCGCGTCGCAGCAGAGGGAGGCGCCGAGGGGGCTTGGCAGCAGCAATGGCGATGGCGGATATGGCGGGATGTacggtggtgctgctgcggcgggaggcggcgggatgTTCATGATGATGGGGCAGCCCATGTACGGGTCGCCGCCGGGgtaccagcagcagcagcagcagcagcagatgatgATGGGAGGCAAAGGCGGCGGCTATGGATCGGGCTACGGCGAcgccggcaacggcggcgggtcctcgtcgtcgtcaggGTTCGGCAGGCAAGACAGGATGTGA
- the LOC100820852 gene encoding probable carboxylesterase 18, whose amino-acid sequence MSSSSDPAPPPGKPPLPWRTRLLVSAVSILHSASLRDDGTVNRSLLSLFDRTVPPNPVPDPAGVSSSDHAVSDHLRVRLFLPSAADAGDGSQLPLPLVVYFHGGGFVFHSAASAHFDALCRRLAASIPAAVASVDYRLAPEHKHPAAYDDGEAALRWAMAGAGGALPTSSSSPVFLAGDSAGGNIAHHVAARLSNHISGLVLLQPFFGGESPTASELRLRGAPFGAPERLAWLWRAFLPPGATRGHEAADVPAAISRAGARVPFPATLVCVGGWDAHQDRQRAYARALRDAAGAEEVRLAEFPDAGHAFYVFEELADSKRVLAEVAEFVNRRAAEYRRNARSSHA is encoded by the coding sequence ATGTCCTCGTCGTCGGatcctgcgccgccgccggggaaaCCCCCGCTGCCATGGCGGACGCGCCTGCTCGTGTCCGCGgtctccatcctccactccgCGTCCCTCCGCGACGACGGCACCGTCAAccgctccctcctctccctcttcgACCGCACCGTCCCGCCCAACCCGGTCCCGGACCCCGCCGGCGTATCCTCCTCCGACCACGCCGTCTCCGACCACCTCCGCGTCCGCCTATTCCTCCCATCAGCCGCTGACGCGGGCGACGGCAGCCAGTTGCCTCTCCCGCTGGTCGTCTacttccacggcggcggcttcgtgTTCCACTCGGCCGCGTCGGCGCACTTCGAcgcgctctgccgccgcctcgccgcgtccatccccgccgccgtcgcctccgtcGACTACCGCCTCGCCCCCGAGCACAAGCACCCCGCCGCgtacgacgacggcgaggccgcCCTCCGCTgggccatggccggcgccgggggcgcGCTACCGACTTCTTCTTCATCCCCCGTCTTCCTCGCGGGGGACAGCGCGGGCGGCAACATCGCgcaccacgtggccgcccgccTCTCCAACCACATATCCGGCCTCGTCCTGTTACAGCCATTCTTCGGCGGCGAGTCCCCGACGGCGTCCGAACTGCGGCTGAGGGGGGCGCCGTTCGGGGCGCCGGAGCGGCTGGCGTGGCTGTGGCGCGCGTTCCTGCCGCCGGGCGCCACGCGGGGCCACGAGGCCGCGGACGTGCCGGCCGCCATATCCAGAGCCGGCGCGCGCGTCCCGTTCCCGGCGACGCTGGTGTGCGTGGGCGGGTGGGACGCGCACCAGGACAGGCAGAGGGCGTACGCGCGCGCGCTCcgggacgccgccggcgccgaggaggtTCGCCTCGCGGAGTTCCCTGATGCTGGTCATGCGTTCTATGTGTTCGAGGAGCTCGCGGATAGCAAGAGAGTGCTCGCCGAGGTTGCCGAGTTCGTGAACCGGCGCGCTGCCGAATACCGCAGAAACGCGCGCTCCTCGCACGCGTAG